A stretch of Paucidesulfovibrio gracilis DSM 16080 DNA encodes these proteins:
- a CDS encoding ComF family protein, producing the protein MHLPGKPPAAPQGTALPGLRSGFSLWRAMGQWTGLAQVRCPVCGRPTDSVSALGLCPDCNAALAPRSAGHCPQCGVFFSSEHDTPMLCGSCRADPPPWNRFLLHGRYQGPLRDLIVNFKFHGGIQTSNLLGRLAASAWQRAFAGFLPYAPELLLPELVVPVPLHPRRLRGRGFNQSRILARPIARICKVPLADSALQRIRNTPPQSTLKATERRTNLRHAFTASPLVQGRRILLVDDVCTTGATLRECARSLQDAGADRVDVLVVARA; encoded by the coding sequence ATGCACCTCCCCGGCAAGCCGCCTGCCGCACCACAGGGGACTGCCCTGCCGGGACTGCGTTCCGGCTTTTCCCTTTGGCGCGCCATGGGGCAATGGACCGGCCTTGCGCAGGTCCGTTGCCCTGTGTGCGGCCGCCCAACCGACTCGGTGTCGGCCCTTGGTCTCTGCCCGGACTGCAACGCGGCCCTGGCTCCCCGTAGCGCGGGCCATTGCCCGCAATGCGGCGTTTTTTTCAGTTCTGAGCACGATACCCCCATGCTCTGCGGCTCCTGCCGCGCCGATCCGCCCCCCTGGAACCGCTTTCTCCTGCATGGACGATACCAAGGCCCACTGCGGGATTTGATCGTTAATTTCAAATTTCACGGCGGCATCCAGACATCGAATTTGCTCGGTCGGCTGGCGGCATCGGCCTGGCAACGCGCTTTTGCAGGTTTCCTGCCCTACGCTCCCGAACTGCTGCTCCCGGAACTAGTGGTCCCCGTCCCCCTGCATCCGCGCCGACTGCGTGGTCGCGGCTTCAACCAAAGCCGCATCCTGGCCCGGCCCATTGCCCGCATCTGCAAGGTTCCTCTGGCGGATTCGGCCCTGCAGCGCATTCGAAACACGCCCCCCCAATCCACGCTCAAAGCCACGGAACGCCGCACCAACCTGCGCCACGCCTTTACCGCTTCTCCCCTGGTGCAGGGCCGCCGCATCCTGCTGGTGGACGATGTCTGCACCACCGGTGCGACACTGCGGGAATGCGCCCGCTCCCTGCAGGACGCCGGAGCCGACCGCGTGGATGTGCT
- a CDS encoding flavodoxin family protein, with protein MSNPIVFQCSHRAQGNSNNAMNLFLEGVREAGGEADTVLLRKVEIKPCRACRVCEKDPASPCALQGKDYALDLFENMLNAPFVFFAAPIYFYHLPSRLKTFIDRSQWVYARKMKNDPEVAERPVRPAYMTLFAGRSEGDKLFEGARLTMKYFLQSFNLELQDPMEFRGFEKIADMERHPEAAERIRALGKQAWQTHAG; from the coding sequence ATGAGCAACCCCATCGTCTTTCAATGTAGTCACCGGGCACAGGGCAACAGCAACAACGCCATGAACCTTTTTCTCGAAGGCGTGCGCGAGGCCGGCGGTGAAGCCGACACCGTGTTACTGCGTAAAGTGGAAATCAAGCCTTGCCGGGCCTGCCGCGTCTGCGAAAAAGACCCGGCCAGCCCCTGCGCGCTGCAAGGCAAGGACTATGCCCTGGACCTCTTCGAAAACATGCTGAACGCGCCCTTCGTGTTCTTTGCCGCGCCCATCTACTTCTATCACCTTCCCTCGCGGCTCAAGACCTTCATCGACCGCAGCCAATGGGTCTACGCCCGCAAGATGAAAAATGACCCCGAAGTGGCGGAGCGCCCGGTACGACCCGCCTACATGACCTTGTTCGCGGGACGCTCCGAAGGTGACAAGCTCTTTGAGGGGGCGCGCCTGACCATGAAATACTTCCTGCAAAGCTTCAATCTGGAGCTTCAGGATCCCATGGAATTCCGAGGCTTTGAAAAAATCGCGGACATGGAACGCCACCCCGAGGCCGCGGAACGCATCCGCGCCCTGGGCAAGCAAGCCTGGCAGACCCACGCCGGATAG
- a CDS encoding MBL fold metallo-hydrolase produces MNVITLVLGPLGTNTYLCSHNGEAVVIDPGGDPAPILDKLRKKNLTLTHILVTHLHFDHIYGCKALAEATGAPVLAPQADEHLLQTEVGQGGIMGLPKVELFDFQALEPGRHTFLGQECQALHTPGHTPGSLTFYFPDAGLAFVGDLIFRRAVGRTDFPGGNADTLAQSVRENIFTLPDATILYPGHMEQTTVGEEENHNPFFTGL; encoded by the coding sequence ATGAACGTAATCACGCTGGTGCTCGGACCTCTTGGCACCAACACGTACCTCTGCAGCCACAACGGCGAGGCCGTGGTCATTGATCCGGGCGGTGATCCCGCGCCCATCCTGGACAAACTGCGAAAAAAAAACCTCACCCTCACCCACATCCTGGTGACACACCTGCACTTCGACCACATCTACGGTTGCAAGGCGCTGGCCGAGGCAACGGGCGCGCCCGTGCTGGCTCCGCAAGCGGATGAACACCTGCTGCAAACCGAAGTGGGACAGGGCGGCATCATGGGACTCCCCAAAGTGGAGCTTTTTGATTTCCAGGCGCTGGAACCAGGACGACACACCTTTTTGGGGCAGGAATGCCAGGCACTGCACACCCCCGGACACACTCCGGGCAGCCTGACCTTTTATTTCCCGGATGCCGGACTCGCCTTCGTGGGCGACCTGATCTTCCGGCGCGCCGTGGGCCGTACCGATTTTCCGGGCGGCAACGCCGATACCCTGGCCCAATCCGTGCGCGAGAACATCTTCACCCTGCCCGACGCCACGATCCTCTATCCGGGGCATATGGAGCAGACCACGGTGGGCGAGGAAGAAAACCACAACCCCTTTTTCACGGGACTGTAG